The proteins below come from a single Tachypleus tridentatus isolate NWPU-2018 chromosome 13, ASM421037v1, whole genome shotgun sequence genomic window:
- the LOC143238382 gene encoding uncharacterized protein LOC143238382 isoform X4 yields MTTLKSDCKKFAPNMFSKTKCQHCFKIKDAHSVEALENSRRWQRRWFVLYDDGELTYSVDEHPDTIPQAVIDMNNVLEVIDAESVTESPFSLAITTTEKTYFIKGTSREEVNWWFDVLSRFTRNTVRGKNRRFATIPGSKPIATSPTSQNPQPVDHHNQVPSNALIRPRFNSFTSKTTSSTTTYNQPVQAITECTKNTAHSQAPNQYQLSHPHTKNNVLPQTVSSEQILSTQVPPADHLIQISHINCSLPSERRIVPTKFSQSSHTNLVQCHTLASSENTQSAKQNVSAQSSSSQPVSQSPIPLKMCNLRHYQNINSTHVDGLMSAKNLNSLESGRNLELKRDLLSLGLLGELETRKSLSNKDQEQRLDWDIRAKERNQAETENNQQYHKQDKRGRKNLRRTRSDGVAEIIKAGSRLQNNRAVVSSEKNKCGRNDGKEENNCHSNPLYLHISDVPKKNFVSLENVQQELSSSLPVQQHSKETVLQQLPIEQPVHPHHFLSLYKTSSGTNISSTDLQTTVDSPRQERTFHQKTDSAHHTWQSQCVRRRSRSQNARSDYTQVRGDPDGCGLDSFSVFHHSACTEMISEGIPLKKGWLMRKGTKDWHKQWVVLTVCSLAFYQDPRAEILNMVDGKIDVLSIKSVGETKTENNYGFTIEVSYIQVYFN; encoded by the exons cCTGACACAATACCACAAGCTGTTATTGATATGAACAATGTCCTGGAAGTCATTGATGCTGAATCTGTCACAGAAAGCCCTTTTTCTCTTGccataacaacaacagaaaaaacttACTTCATCAAAGGTACAAGTAGGGAGGAGGTAAACTG GTGGTTTGATGTACTTTCTCGTTTTACGAGAAATACTGTGCGTGGAAAAAATAGACGTTTTGCTACGATTCCGGGAAGTAAACCAATTGCAACATCACCAACATCTCAG AATCCTCAGCCTGTTGACCATCACAACCAAGTTCCTTCTAATGCACTTATTCGTCCTCGTTTCAACAGCTTCACATCAAAAACCACAAGCTCAACTACAACTTACAACCAGCCTGTTCAGGCTATTACAGAGTGCACTAAAAATACAGCACATTCACAAGCACCTAATCAATATCAGCTCTCACATCCCCacactaaaaataatgttttgccACAGACAGTATCAAGTGAACAGATTTTATCAACACAAGTACCACCTGCTGACCACTTGATACAAATATCACACATTAATTGTTCTTTACCATCAGAAAGACGGATTGTTCCCACCAAGTTCTCACAGTCATCTCACACAAACCTTGTACAGTGTCACACCTTAGCATCCTCTGAAAACACTCAGTCAGCAAAACAGAATGTCTCTGCTCAGTCATCAAGTTCACAACCTGTCTCGCAGAGTCCAATTCCattgaaaatgtgtaatttacGTCACTATCAGAACATAAACAGCACACATGTAGACGGGTTAATGAGTGCCAAAAACCTTAACAGTTTAGAAAGTGGGAGAAATTTAGAATTAAAGAGAGATCTGCTCAGTTTAGGTTTACTTGGAGAGCTTGAAACTCGCAAGAGCCTATCGAACAAAGATCAGGAACAAAGATTAG ATTGGGATATCAGGGCCAAAGAGAGAAATCAAGCTGAAACAGAAAACAA CCAACAGTATCATAAGCAAGATAAACGAGGAAGGAAAAACTTGAGGAGGACTCGATCAGATGGTGTGGCAGAGATAATAAAAGCAGGAAGCAGACTTCAGAATAACAGAGCAGTGGTatcttcagaaaaaaataaatgtggaAGAAATGATGGAAAGGAAGAAAATAACTGTCATAGTAATCCTTTGTATCTTCATATCTCTGATGTACCAAAAAAAAACTTTGTGTCATTAGAAAATGTGCAGCAGGAACTTTCATCATCGTTACCTGTACAACAACATTCAAAAGAGACAG TTCTTCAACAGTTACCTATAGAACAACCAGTACACCCCCACCACTTCCTCAGCTTATATAAGACTTCCTCAGGAACCAACATATCAAGTACAGACTTGCAGACAACAGTAGATAGCCCTCGCCAAGAGAGGACATTTCATCAAAAAACTGACAGTGCCCATCATACTTGGCAGTCACAATGTGTAAGGAGGCGCTCACGTTCTCAGAATGCTAGATCTGATTACACTCAG GTTCGAGGAGATCCTGATGGTTGTGGTCTTGATTCCTTCTCTGTTTTTCACCATAGTGCTTGCACAGAAATGATATCTGAA GGAATACCCCTCAAGAAGGGTTGGTTGATGCGAAAGGGGACAAAGGATTGGCACAAACAGTGGGTTGTATTAACTGTTTGTTCCCTAGCTTTCTACCAAGATCCAAGAGCAGAGATTTTAAACATGGTAGATGGCAAGATAGATGTCCTGTCAATCAAGTCTGTTGGTGAAACAAAGACTGaaaataactatggctttactaTAGAAGTTAGTTATATTCAAGTGTATTTCAACtaa
- the LOC143238382 gene encoding uncharacterized protein LOC143238382 isoform X5, translating into MVFVVVAKCSSAATRNVSKCGYLFVAPDFDFSVPLNRTKRWQRRWFVLYDDGELTYSVDEHPDTIPQAVIDMNNVLEVIDAESVTESPFSLAITTTEKTYFIKGTSREEVNWWFDVLSRFTRNTVRGKNRRFATIPGSKPIATSPTSQNPQPVDHHNQVPSNALIRPRFNSFTSKTTSSTTTYNQPVQAITECTKNTAHSQAPNQYQLSHPHTKNNVLPQTVSSEQILSTQVPPADHLIQISHINCSLPSERRIVPTKFSQSSHTNLVQCHTLASSENTQSAKQNVSAQSSSSQPVSQSPIPLKMCNLRHYQNINSTHVDGLMSAKNLNSLESGRNLELKRDLLSLGLLGELETRKSLSNKDQEQRLDWDIRAKERNQAETENNQQYHKQDKRGRKNLRRTRSDGVAEIIKAGSRLQNNRAVVSSEKNKCGRNDGKEENNCHSNPLYLHISDVPKKNFVSLENVQQELSSSLPVQQHSKETVLQQLPIEQPVHPHHFLSLYKTSSGTNISSTDLQTTVDSPRQERTFHQKTDSAHHTWQSQCVRRRSRSQNARSDYTQVRGDPDGCGLDSFSVFHHSACTEMISEGIPLKKGWLMRKGTKDWHKQWVVLTVCSLAFYQDPRAEILNMVDGKIDVLSIKSVGETKTENNYGFTIEVSYIQVYFN; encoded by the exons cCTGACACAATACCACAAGCTGTTATTGATATGAACAATGTCCTGGAAGTCATTGATGCTGAATCTGTCACAGAAAGCCCTTTTTCTCTTGccataacaacaacagaaaaaacttACTTCATCAAAGGTACAAGTAGGGAGGAGGTAAACTG GTGGTTTGATGTACTTTCTCGTTTTACGAGAAATACTGTGCGTGGAAAAAATAGACGTTTTGCTACGATTCCGGGAAGTAAACCAATTGCAACATCACCAACATCTCAG AATCCTCAGCCTGTTGACCATCACAACCAAGTTCCTTCTAATGCACTTATTCGTCCTCGTTTCAACAGCTTCACATCAAAAACCACAAGCTCAACTACAACTTACAACCAGCCTGTTCAGGCTATTACAGAGTGCACTAAAAATACAGCACATTCACAAGCACCTAATCAATATCAGCTCTCACATCCCCacactaaaaataatgttttgccACAGACAGTATCAAGTGAACAGATTTTATCAACACAAGTACCACCTGCTGACCACTTGATACAAATATCACACATTAATTGTTCTTTACCATCAGAAAGACGGATTGTTCCCACCAAGTTCTCACAGTCATCTCACACAAACCTTGTACAGTGTCACACCTTAGCATCCTCTGAAAACACTCAGTCAGCAAAACAGAATGTCTCTGCTCAGTCATCAAGTTCACAACCTGTCTCGCAGAGTCCAATTCCattgaaaatgtgtaatttacGTCACTATCAGAACATAAACAGCACACATGTAGACGGGTTAATGAGTGCCAAAAACCTTAACAGTTTAGAAAGTGGGAGAAATTTAGAATTAAAGAGAGATCTGCTCAGTTTAGGTTTACTTGGAGAGCTTGAAACTCGCAAGAGCCTATCGAACAAAGATCAGGAACAAAGATTAG ATTGGGATATCAGGGCCAAAGAGAGAAATCAAGCTGAAACAGAAAACAA CCAACAGTATCATAAGCAAGATAAACGAGGAAGGAAAAACTTGAGGAGGACTCGATCAGATGGTGTGGCAGAGATAATAAAAGCAGGAAGCAGACTTCAGAATAACAGAGCAGTGGTatcttcagaaaaaaataaatgtggaAGAAATGATGGAAAGGAAGAAAATAACTGTCATAGTAATCCTTTGTATCTTCATATCTCTGATGTACCAAAAAAAAACTTTGTGTCATTAGAAAATGTGCAGCAGGAACTTTCATCATCGTTACCTGTACAACAACATTCAAAAGAGACAG TTCTTCAACAGTTACCTATAGAACAACCAGTACACCCCCACCACTTCCTCAGCTTATATAAGACTTCCTCAGGAACCAACATATCAAGTACAGACTTGCAGACAACAGTAGATAGCCCTCGCCAAGAGAGGACATTTCATCAAAAAACTGACAGTGCCCATCATACTTGGCAGTCACAATGTGTAAGGAGGCGCTCACGTTCTCAGAATGCTAGATCTGATTACACTCAG GTTCGAGGAGATCCTGATGGTTGTGGTCTTGATTCCTTCTCTGTTTTTCACCATAGTGCTTGCACAGAAATGATATCTGAA GGAATACCCCTCAAGAAGGGTTGGTTGATGCGAAAGGGGACAAAGGATTGGCACAAACAGTGGGTTGTATTAACTGTTTGTTCCCTAGCTTTCTACCAAGATCCAAGAGCAGAGATTTTAAACATGGTAGATGGCAAGATAGATGTCCTGTCAATCAAGTCTGTTGGTGAAACAAAGACTGaaaataactatggctttactaTAGAAGTTAGTTATATTCAAGTGTATTTCAACtaa
- the LOC143238382 gene encoding uncharacterized protein LOC143238382 isoform X7, translated as MNNVLEVIDAESVTESPFSLAITTTEKTYFIKGTSREEVNWWFDVLSRFTRNTVRGKNRRFATIPGSKPIATSPTSQNPQPVDHHNQVPSNALIRPRFNSFTSKTTSSTTTYNQPVQAITECTKNTAHSQAPNQYQLSHPHTKNNVLPQTVSSEQILSTQVPPADHLIQISHINCSLPSERRIVPTKFSQSSHTNLVQCHTLASSENTQSAKQNVSAQSSSSQPVSQSPIPLKMCNLRHYQNINSTHVDGLMSAKNLNSLESGRNLELKRDLLSLGLLGELETRKSLSNKDQEQRLDWDIRAKERNQAETENNQQYHKQDKRGRKNLRRTRSDGVAEIIKAGSRLQNNRAVVSSEKNKCGRNDGKEENNCHSNPLYLHISDVPKKNFVSLENVQQELSSSLPVQQHSKETVLQQLPIEQPVHPHHFLSLYKTSSGTNISSTDLQTTVDSPRQERTFHQKTDSAHHTWQSQCVRRRSRSQNARSDYTQVRGDPDGCGLDSFSVFHHSACTEMISEGIPLKKGWLMRKGTKDWHKQWVVLTVCSLAFYQDPRAEILNMVDGKIDVLSIKSVGETKTENNYGFTIEVSYIQVYFN; from the exons ATGAACAATGTCCTGGAAGTCATTGATGCTGAATCTGTCACAGAAAGCCCTTTTTCTCTTGccataacaacaacagaaaaaacttACTTCATCAAAGGTACAAGTAGGGAGGAGGTAAACTG GTGGTTTGATGTACTTTCTCGTTTTACGAGAAATACTGTGCGTGGAAAAAATAGACGTTTTGCTACGATTCCGGGAAGTAAACCAATTGCAACATCACCAACATCTCAG AATCCTCAGCCTGTTGACCATCACAACCAAGTTCCTTCTAATGCACTTATTCGTCCTCGTTTCAACAGCTTCACATCAAAAACCACAAGCTCAACTACAACTTACAACCAGCCTGTTCAGGCTATTACAGAGTGCACTAAAAATACAGCACATTCACAAGCACCTAATCAATATCAGCTCTCACATCCCCacactaaaaataatgttttgccACAGACAGTATCAAGTGAACAGATTTTATCAACACAAGTACCACCTGCTGACCACTTGATACAAATATCACACATTAATTGTTCTTTACCATCAGAAAGACGGATTGTTCCCACCAAGTTCTCACAGTCATCTCACACAAACCTTGTACAGTGTCACACCTTAGCATCCTCTGAAAACACTCAGTCAGCAAAACAGAATGTCTCTGCTCAGTCATCAAGTTCACAACCTGTCTCGCAGAGTCCAATTCCattgaaaatgtgtaatttacGTCACTATCAGAACATAAACAGCACACATGTAGACGGGTTAATGAGTGCCAAAAACCTTAACAGTTTAGAAAGTGGGAGAAATTTAGAATTAAAGAGAGATCTGCTCAGTTTAGGTTTACTTGGAGAGCTTGAAACTCGCAAGAGCCTATCGAACAAAGATCAGGAACAAAGATTAG ATTGGGATATCAGGGCCAAAGAGAGAAATCAAGCTGAAACAGAAAACAA CCAACAGTATCATAAGCAAGATAAACGAGGAAGGAAAAACTTGAGGAGGACTCGATCAGATGGTGTGGCAGAGATAATAAAAGCAGGAAGCAGACTTCAGAATAACAGAGCAGTGGTatcttcagaaaaaaataaatgtggaAGAAATGATGGAAAGGAAGAAAATAACTGTCATAGTAATCCTTTGTATCTTCATATCTCTGATGTACCAAAAAAAAACTTTGTGTCATTAGAAAATGTGCAGCAGGAACTTTCATCATCGTTACCTGTACAACAACATTCAAAAGAGACAG TTCTTCAACAGTTACCTATAGAACAACCAGTACACCCCCACCACTTCCTCAGCTTATATAAGACTTCCTCAGGAACCAACATATCAAGTACAGACTTGCAGACAACAGTAGATAGCCCTCGCCAAGAGAGGACATTTCATCAAAAAACTGACAGTGCCCATCATACTTGGCAGTCACAATGTGTAAGGAGGCGCTCACGTTCTCAGAATGCTAGATCTGATTACACTCAG GTTCGAGGAGATCCTGATGGTTGTGGTCTTGATTCCTTCTCTGTTTTTCACCATAGTGCTTGCACAGAAATGATATCTGAA GGAATACCCCTCAAGAAGGGTTGGTTGATGCGAAAGGGGACAAAGGATTGGCACAAACAGTGGGTTGTATTAACTGTTTGTTCCCTAGCTTTCTACCAAGATCCAAGAGCAGAGATTTTAAACATGGTAGATGGCAAGATAGATGTCCTGTCAATCAAGTCTGTTGGTGAAACAAAGACTGaaaataactatggctttactaTAGAAGTTAGTTATATTCAAGTGTATTTCAACtaa